One region of Armigeres subalbatus isolate Guangzhou_Male chromosome 3, GZ_Asu_2, whole genome shotgun sequence genomic DNA includes:
- the LOC134226203 gene encoding large ribosomal subunit protein uL1, with amino-acid sequence MATKVSKDILYECVNEVLKGSKKKHRRFLETVELQIGLKNYDPQKDKRFSGTVKLKYIPRPKMQVCVLGDQQHCDEAKANDIPYMDAEALKKLNKNKKLVKKLAKKYDAFLASESLIKQIPRLLGPGLNKAGKFPGLLAHSESMVQKIDEVKATIKFQMKKVLCLSVAVGHVKMTPDELAQNVHLSINFLVSLLKKHWQNVRSLHVKSSMGAAQRLY; translated from the exons ATGGC AACCAAAGTGTCGAAGGACATCCTGTACGAATGCGTCAACGAGGTGCTGAAGGGCTCCAAGAAGAAGCATCGTCGCTTCCTGGAAACCGTCGAGCTGCAGATTGGTCTGAAGAACTACGATCCCCAGAAGGACAAGCGTTTCTCGGGCACTGTCAA GCTAAAGTACATCCCACGCCCAAAGATGCAGGTTTGCGTTCTCGGAGACCAGCAGCACTGCGATGAGGCAAAGGCCAACGACATTCCGTATATGGATGCCGAGGCGCTGAAGAAGCTGAACAAAAACAAGAAGTTGGTCAAGAAGCTAGCCAAGAAGTACGACGCTTTCCTGGCTTCGGAATCGCTCATCAAGCAGATCCCCCGTCTGTTGGGCCCCGGTTTGAACAAAGCTGGCAAGTTCCCCGGTCTGCTCGCTCACAGTGAGTCGATGGTACAGAAGATCGATGAAGTCAAGGCCACAATCAAGTTCCAGATGAAGAAGGTCCTGTGCTTGTCGGTTGCCGTCGGCCACGTCAAGATGACCCCCGATGAACTGGCCCAGAATGTGCATTTGTCGATCAACTTCCTGGTGTCGCTGCTGAAGAAGCACTGGCAGAACGTCCGCTCGCTGCACGTCAAGTCCTCAATGGGTGCGGCTCAGCGTTTGTACTAA